In a single window of the Veillonella sp. genome:
- a CDS encoding ABC-F family ATP-binding cassette domain-containing protein, whose product MERIRMIGLGKSFGVRQVFSNVSFEIKEGERLALVGPNGAGKSTLLKCILGYEELDEGNVVKSPVASIGYLQQDVNLGDDSLATEIEKAWADVHVLEEQLKELTTRLESEEASESDLQRLDYLQNRLEWLGGYDYEQKTKRIIYGLGFTDEDLDKPASAFSGGQKTRINLAKALVRRPDFLFLDEPTNHLDMDMLEWLEGYLSAYRGGILIVSHDRYFLDRIVTGVVELDNHKATTYRGNYSRYIQQRDERLKADMVAYEKQQEYIKKTEAYIDKYRAGIKSKMARGRQSQLNRLERLDAPVTSHHLQFSFPPAAMSADKVLVLDHLSVGYDEDPIIDDISLVVRRGESVALIGPNGAGKSTLVKTIVGELFPENGHVDIGNRVQVGYFSQEHEELHDSWQVVEEVMNHFNYTEEKARNVLGSFLFKGDDVFKLVGDLSGGERARLALLKLFLQGDNFLILDEPTNHLDIPTREIVEQALQQFEGTCFIISHDRYFLDQVSTKTIVLDDGKITEYLGNYSYYKEKLKEQEDLLALANEQNSESDKVENKVISVIEPVLSTSEPTEEPQKKPNAYMVEKQLAEVESEIARLEATMKMYEVQLANPVVQQDLDEMSKISIQIESTQSELDALYEKWERLSE is encoded by the coding sequence ATGGAACGCATTCGAATGATAGGCCTTGGAAAATCATTTGGGGTGCGCCAAGTATTTTCCAATGTGTCTTTTGAGATAAAAGAAGGTGAGCGACTAGCCTTGGTAGGACCTAATGGGGCTGGGAAATCCACCTTGTTAAAATGCATATTAGGCTATGAAGAATTAGATGAAGGCAATGTAGTTAAGTCTCCTGTAGCCAGTATTGGTTACTTACAACAAGATGTAAATCTAGGAGATGATAGTTTAGCTACAGAAATTGAAAAAGCTTGGGCCGATGTTCATGTATTAGAGGAGCAACTAAAAGAACTTACCACGCGTTTGGAGTCTGAAGAAGCTAGTGAATCGGATCTGCAGCGATTGGATTATTTGCAAAATCGTTTAGAATGGCTAGGTGGCTATGATTACGAGCAAAAGACTAAGCGCATCATTTATGGTCTTGGCTTTACTGATGAGGATTTAGATAAACCAGCAAGCGCTTTTTCTGGTGGTCAAAAGACTCGAATTAATTTAGCTAAAGCATTGGTACGGCGTCCAGACTTTTTATTTTTAGACGAACCAACTAACCATTTAGATATGGACATGTTAGAGTGGCTTGAAGGGTATTTGTCTGCCTATCGTGGTGGGATTCTCATTGTCAGCCATGACCGTTATTTCTTAGACCGTATTGTCACTGGCGTTGTAGAATTGGATAACCATAAGGCTACAACTTATCGTGGTAATTACAGTCGTTATATTCAACAACGAGATGAACGGTTGAAAGCGGATATGGTAGCCTATGAGAAACAACAGGAGTACATCAAAAAGACAGAGGCTTATATAGATAAATACCGGGCAGGTATTAAATCTAAAATGGCTCGTGGTCGTCAGTCTCAATTGAATCGTTTAGAACGACTTGATGCACCGGTAACTTCACATCATTTACAATTTTCTTTTCCCCCTGCTGCGATGAGTGCCGATAAGGTTCTTGTTCTAGATCATTTATCAGTAGGATATGATGAAGATCCTATCATTGATGATATATCACTCGTAGTGCGACGCGGAGAATCAGTAGCCCTTATTGGACCTAACGGGGCTGGTAAATCGACACTCGTAAAAACTATAGTAGGTGAATTATTCCCTGAGAATGGTCACGTAGATATCGGCAACCGCGTACAAGTGGGATACTTCTCACAAGAGCATGAGGAATTACATGATTCTTGGCAGGTAGTAGAAGAGGTTATGAATCACTTTAACTACACTGAAGAGAAGGCCCGTAATGTATTAGGTTCATTCCTATTTAAAGGGGATGATGTATTTAAGCTTGTAGGTGACTTATCTGGTGGTGAGAGAGCTCGTTTAGCATTATTAAAATTATTCCTTCAAGGTGATAATTTTCTTATCTTAGACGAACCGACGAACCATTTAGATATTCCAACGCGCGAAATTGTGGAACAAGCCTTGCAACAATTTGAAGGTACATGTTTTATTATTTCCCATGACAGATATTTCTTAGATCAAGTTTCTACAAAAACCATTGTTTTAGATGATGGAAAAATTACTGAATATCTCGGTAATTACTCGTACTATAAAGAAAAGCTGAAAGAACAAGAAGATTTATTAGCATTAGCTAATGAACAGAACTCAGAGAGTGATAAAGTTGAAAATAAAGTTATTTCAGTTATTGAACCAGTACTTTCAACATCAGAACCGACAGAGGAACCTCAGAAGAAACCGAATGCATATATGGTGGAAAAACAATTAGCTGAGGTAGAATCTGAAATTGCTCGTTTAGAAGCAACCATGAAGATGTATGAAGTGCAATTGGCTAATCCTGTAGTACAGCAAGATTTAGATGAAATGTCCAAAATTTCCATACAAATTGAATCTACACAAAGTGAGTTAGATGCATTGTATGAGAAATGGGAACGATTATCTGAATAA
- a CDS encoding ABC transporter substrate-binding protein has protein sequence MNKSMLKKAAIFGLAGVMAVAAGCGSNKDAGNANSNEAKIALLTTTTGGAAAYGESIKAGAELAVSEINADANAVKINLLVEDTKGDKNEAINAMNKVISKDKVVAVIGPMLSGEMMAAGPVANKSKIVALGTSTTAEGITDIGDYIFRNAVPESLAVDTAIKEAHKTLGFKTAAIMYSNNNDQMVSVNNTARKALEAEGVQIVDTETFADKDTDFSAQLTKIQQAKPDVIVVASLYQEGALIMKKMREMGMNQPVIGSNGFNSPEFIKIAGAAADGVIVGTPWFPNKDDQKVKDFRKAYKDKYGKEPDQFAAQAYDAVYLYEAALKKAGSTTDREKFRDALKNIADFVGVTGQFKFNEKRDPSMEVQVLQIKNGQFDALKK, from the coding sequence ATGAATAAATCCATGTTAAAAAAAGCAGCCATTTTTGGTCTTGCTGGTGTAATGGCAGTTGCTGCTGGTTGTGGCAGTAATAAAGATGCAGGTAATGCAAATAGCAATGAGGCTAAAATTGCATTGTTAACAACAACAACTGGTGGTGCAGCGGCATATGGTGAATCCATTAAAGCTGGTGCAGAATTGGCAGTAAGCGAAATCAACGCTGATGCAAATGCTGTGAAAATCAACTTGTTAGTAGAAGATACTAAAGGTGATAAAAACGAAGCTATCAATGCAATGAATAAAGTAATTTCTAAAGATAAAGTTGTAGCTGTTATTGGCCCAATGTTATCTGGCGAAATGATGGCAGCAGGTCCTGTAGCAAATAAAAGCAAAATCGTAGCTCTTGGCACATCTACAACTGCTGAAGGTATTACAGATATCGGCGATTACATTTTCCGTAACGCTGTACCAGAATCCTTGGCAGTAGATACTGCAATTAAAGAAGCACATAAAACTTTAGGCTTCAAAACTGCAGCTATTATGTACTCCAACAACAATGACCAAATGGTATCTGTAAATAATACAGCTCGTAAAGCATTGGAAGCTGAAGGTGTACAAATTGTTGATACTGAAACATTTGCAGATAAAGATACTGACTTCTCTGCACAATTAACTAAGATTCAACAAGCAAAACCTGATGTTATCGTAGTTGCTTCTCTTTACCAAGAAGGCGCATTAATCATGAAAAAAATGCGTGAAATGGGTATGAATCAACCTGTAATTGGTTCTAATGGTTTCAACAGCCCTGAATTCATTAAAATTGCAGGCGCTGCAGCTGATGGTGTTATCGTAGGTACACCTTGGTTCCCTAACAAAGACGATCAAAAGGTAAAAGACTTCCGTAAAGCTTACAAAGATAAATACGGTAAAGAACCAGACCAATTCGCAGCTCAAGCTTATGATGCTGTATACCTCTATGAAGCAGCTTTGAAAAAAGCAGGTTCTACTACAGATCGTGAAAAATTCCGCGATGCTTTGAAAAATATTGCTGACTTCGTTGGTGTAACTGGTCAATTCAAGTTCAACGAAAAACGTGACCCTTCCATGGAAGTTCAAGTTTTACAAATTAAAAACGGTCAATTTGACGCATTAAAAAAATAA
- a CDS encoding branched-chain amino acid ABC transporter permease — translation MFLQQLVNGLTLGSLYAVLAIGLTLVFGVLNIINMAHGGIFMIGAFVGLFMVTVFNVNIFVALIVAMAVGAILGYLLEFVALRPLRKKKVSHLAPLISTIGVSIFLESLALLLWGPQTRSFPPDYIGGLIDFGAFKISMVQIIGLGVSVILMLILNIVIKKTKIGKAIRAVSMSTETAALLGINPTMIISVTVMIASALGAAAGVLVGLSFNAIEPTMGVIIGFKGLAVLILGGLGNITGAMVGGFILGVAEIFSVAYGASTFRDAVAFGLIILLLFWRPQGLFGSKDKGGRP, via the coding sequence GTGTTTTTACAACAATTAGTTAACGGGTTAACCCTCGGTAGCTTATATGCTGTACTCGCTATTGGCTTAACACTTGTGTTTGGCGTTTTAAATATCATCAACATGGCACACGGAGGCATCTTTATGATAGGTGCCTTCGTTGGTCTTTTTATGGTAACTGTTTTTAACGTTAACATTTTTGTAGCCCTTATCGTAGCTATGGCTGTCGGTGCTATCCTCGGTTATCTTTTAGAATTTGTGGCGCTTCGTCCACTACGTAAGAAAAAGGTGTCTCACTTGGCACCACTTATTAGTACCATTGGTGTTTCTATTTTTCTTGAAAGTTTGGCATTATTGCTTTGGGGCCCTCAAACAAGATCTTTCCCACCAGACTATATTGGTGGTCTAATCGACTTTGGAGCTTTCAAAATTTCCATGGTACAAATTATTGGTTTAGGTGTTTCTGTTATTTTAATGCTAATTCTTAATATAGTTATTAAGAAAACTAAAATTGGTAAGGCTATTCGTGCCGTATCTATGAGCACAGAAACAGCGGCTCTCTTGGGCATTAATCCAACAATGATTATATCTGTTACTGTTATGATTGCATCTGCCTTGGGTGCAGCTGCAGGTGTATTGGTAGGCTTGTCCTTCAATGCTATTGAGCCTACTATGGGTGTTATTATTGGATTTAAAGGCCTTGCCGTACTTATCTTAGGTGGTCTTGGTAATATTACAGGCGCCATGGTTGGTGGTTTCATTTTAGGCGTAGCAGAAATCTTCTCTGTTGCGTATGGGGCCTCTACATTCCGTGATGCTGTGGCCTTTGGTCTCATCATCCTATTATTATTCTGGCGTCCACAAGGCTTGTTTGGTTCTAAAGATAAAGGGGGTAGACCGTAA
- a CDS encoding branched-chain amino acid ABC transporter permease codes for MDLLNPYYLQIVMFFIINAIMGISIYFTLASGQLSLGAAGFMSVGAYVGAILSLKADLPIVVGIIVGGLVASLVAVIIGLPTTRLRGLYLAIATLGFGEVVRVIFLNLDITNGALGLSGIPSIPQELTNLAYELDIDGLMGIDAVAWGNLMAIIILLAILVVIIAFCVRINNSRVGRAFAAIKADDHAAELMGINVVYYKMMAFIIGAFIAGIGGGLYAHITNFINPTDFSYHKVVQILLFPVFGGSNVVWGSVLGSFILTLLPEVLRFLSDYRDIIYGALLVILMAVRPDGILTESMVDKISRKLGFKKAPYIPESQVLTERFEAYKRKQEEKQG; via the coding sequence ATGGATTTATTAAACCCGTATTATCTACAGATCGTAATGTTCTTCATCATCAATGCCATCATGGGTATCTCTATTTACTTTACCCTTGCAAGTGGTCAGCTTTCTTTAGGGGCTGCTGGCTTTATGAGCGTTGGTGCATATGTAGGCGCTATCCTTTCTTTGAAAGCTGATTTGCCTATCGTTGTAGGCATCATTGTTGGTGGCCTAGTTGCTAGCCTTGTAGCCGTTATTATCGGCTTACCAACAACACGTCTTCGCGGTTTATATCTTGCCATTGCTACTCTTGGTTTTGGCGAAGTTGTGCGTGTTATTTTCTTGAATTTGGATATTACTAATGGTGCGTTAGGCCTTTCTGGTATTCCATCTATTCCTCAAGAATTAACAAATTTAGCCTATGAACTTGATATCGATGGTTTAATGGGCATCGATGCTGTTGCATGGGGCAACCTAATGGCTATTATTATTCTTTTGGCAATCTTAGTAGTGATTATTGCCTTCTGTGTGCGTATTAATAATAGTCGTGTGGGCCGTGCCTTTGCAGCGATTAAGGCTGATGATCATGCAGCAGAATTAATGGGGATTAACGTTGTATACTACAAGATGATGGCCTTTATCATTGGTGCTTTCATCGCCGGTATTGGCGGTGGTTTGTATGCTCATATTACAAACTTTATTAATCCTACAGACTTTAGCTACCATAAGGTAGTACAAATCTTATTATTCCCAGTATTTGGTGGTTCTAATGTAGTATGGGGTTCCGTATTAGGCTCCTTCATTCTTACATTATTGCCAGAAGTATTACGCTTCTTATCCGATTATCGGGACATCATCTATGGTGCATTACTAGTCATCTTGATGGCAGTTCGTCCAGATGGTATTTTAACAGAATCTATGGTAGACAAAATTAGTCGTAAATTAGGCTTTAAGAAAGCTCCATATATTCCTGAATCACAAGTATTAACAGAACGTTTTGAAGCGTATAAACGTAAACAAGAAGAAAAACAAGGATAG
- a CDS encoding ABC transporter ATP-binding protein, protein MLLELNDVSKSFGGVAALTGISFGVKQGEVFGVIGPNGAGKTTLFNLITGVFPVSSGEIVFDGMSVVGIKPHRTVEMGIARTFQNIRLFGNMTALETVLTGMHCRTGSGFLSSFLKTKRQRIEEERCRGIAYEFLKLVGLEEDAEEVATSLPYGKQRRLEIARALATHPQLILLDEPAAGMNDSETEALRQLIGKIRDLGITVVVIEHAMELMMNICDRLVVFNFGKKIAEGTPQEIQNNEAVIEAYLGKEEA, encoded by the coding sequence ATGCTATTAGAATTAAATGACGTAAGTAAAAGCTTTGGTGGCGTTGCAGCTCTCACAGGTATATCCTTTGGTGTAAAACAAGGTGAAGTATTTGGTGTTATTGGGCCAAATGGTGCTGGTAAAACTACATTATTTAACTTGATTACTGGTGTATTCCCTGTAAGTTCTGGCGAAATCGTATTTGATGGTATGTCTGTTGTAGGCATCAAGCCTCATAGAACGGTAGAAATGGGGATTGCCCGTACATTCCAAAATATTCGTCTCTTCGGCAATATGACAGCTCTTGAAACTGTATTAACCGGCATGCATTGTCGTACTGGGTCTGGATTCTTGTCTAGTTTCTTAAAGACAAAACGCCAACGTATTGAAGAAGAACGTTGTCGTGGTATTGCTTATGAGTTTTTAAAACTTGTAGGTCTTGAAGAAGATGCTGAAGAGGTAGCTACATCATTGCCATATGGTAAGCAACGTCGCCTTGAAATTGCTCGTGCCTTGGCTACACATCCTCAATTAATTTTGCTAGATGAACCAGCAGCAGGTATGAATGATAGTGAAACAGAAGCGTTACGCCAATTGATTGGTAAAATTCGCGACCTTGGTATTACTGTTGTAGTTATTGAACATGCCATGGAATTAATGATGAATATTTGTGATCGTTTGGTAGTGTTCAACTTTGGTAAAAAGATTGCTGAAGGTACACCTCAAGAAATTCAAAATAATGAGGCTGTAATTGAAGCATACTTAGGGAAAGAGGAGGCGTAA
- a CDS encoding ABC transporter ATP-binding protein → MLKLENIVAGYGHITALKDISLEVPQGSIVSLIGANGAGKSTTMKTIMGLVKPTSGKVLFEGQDITGHKTHQIVHGGISLVPEGRQILQDMSVYENLEMGAYIRNDNEIEEDIKKVFKRFPILDERSYQLGGTLSGGQQQMLAIGRALMARPKLLLLDEPSMGLAPLVVNEIFETIKEISAEGTTVLLVEQNVRQALKIADYAYVLETGKMVLSGPADEVRHDPRVMEAYLGGRVE, encoded by the coding sequence ATGTTAAAGCTAGAAAACATCGTGGCTGGTTATGGACATATTACAGCCTTAAAAGATATCAGTTTAGAAGTACCACAAGGTTCTATTGTATCCTTGATTGGTGCTAATGGTGCTGGTAAGTCTACAACTATGAAGACCATAATGGGCCTTGTAAAGCCAACATCTGGTAAAGTATTATTTGAAGGCCAAGATATTACTGGTCATAAAACACATCAAATTGTACATGGTGGTATTTCTTTAGTTCCTGAAGGTCGTCAAATCCTTCAAGATATGAGCGTTTATGAAAACTTAGAAATGGGTGCTTATATCCGTAACGATAATGAGATTGAAGAAGATATCAAAAAAGTATTTAAACGCTTTCCAATTCTTGATGAACGTAGTTATCAATTAGGTGGTACACTATCTGGTGGTCAACAGCAAATGTTGGCTATTGGTCGCGCCCTTATGGCACGTCCAAAATTGTTATTATTGGATGAACCATCTATGGGTCTTGCACCATTAGTAGTAAACGAAATCTTTGAAACTATCAAAGAGATTAGTGCTGAAGGAACTACTGTTCTCTTGGTAGAACAAAATGTGCGACAAGCATTAAAAATAGCTGATTATGCGTATGTATTGGAAACAGGTAAGATGGTATTATCTGGTCCTGCTGACGAAGTACGTCATGATCCTCGCGTTATGGAAGCATATTTAGGCGGTCGTGTTGAATAA
- a CDS encoding polysaccharide biosynthesis/export family protein: MNKKQYMMMAAFLCATTTSMAASVNVTTEQSYDSKILQTEGHAPLETSASVVSSDKVYRLRQGDELTIQVVQQADLGTRNGNDIMYTVRPDGYVSFPMVGPVKADGLTVDEFTAQLQQGLSRYIINPEITVNVTKLGGVRVYVFGEINKPGAYTLTKSSTVIDAIGAAGSFNWDTAKKKIYLIHQDNPEKPIPINLNRMLQTGDMSENYIMREGDVLYLTKNSRINFARDIAPILTGAYMVSRIGKD, translated from the coding sequence ATGAATAAAAAACAGTATATGATGATGGCCGCATTCTTATGTGCCACAACAACATCCATGGCTGCATCTGTTAATGTAACAACTGAACAGTCTTACGATTCTAAAATATTACAAACTGAAGGACACGCACCACTAGAAACTAGTGCATCTGTAGTGAGCTCTGATAAGGTGTATCGTCTACGACAAGGTGATGAACTAACTATTCAAGTTGTACAACAAGCAGATCTTGGTACACGTAATGGTAACGATATTATGTACACTGTTCGCCCTGACGGATATGTATCATTCCCTATGGTGGGACCAGTGAAAGCAGATGGTTTAACCGTCGATGAGTTTACCGCCCAATTACAGCAAGGTTTATCTCGGTACATTATTAATCCGGAAATTACTGTAAATGTTACAAAACTCGGAGGAGTTCGGGTGTACGTATTCGGTGAGATTAATAAGCCTGGTGCTTATACATTGACTAAGTCTAGTACTGTTATTGATGCGATTGGTGCTGCTGGTAGCTTTAACTGGGATACAGCTAAAAAGAAAATTTACTTAATTCATCAAGACAATCCTGAAAAACCAATTCCTATTAATTTAAATCGCATGTTACAAACTGGAGATATGTCCGAAAACTATATTATGCGAGAAGGGGATGTTCTTTACTTGACTAAAAATAGTCGTATTAACTTTGCTCGTGATATTGCTCCAATTTTGACTGGTGCATACATGGTATCACGTATCGGTAAGGATTAA
- a CDS encoding polysaccharide biosynthesis protein, with protein sequence MRSYLLPAILFIADIATIVIVAFISLFIRFDGYIEPRYIDQMVDALPLLLVSYMLMFLVMHLYTRIWRYAGMREVLAVFVATTIGTAIFYSSMFAFGKSLPRSIYFITWFLTTGTVGMGRMLLHYVALHYSNGDDGESGQVNTLIIGAGDAGATIAREIERYHKRSRRIIGFVDDDMFKHNRLMNGFRILGNREDIPMLVARYKVEEIIIAMPSVKRDVIREIMEICSPLKCKINTLPGMYQLLDDEVLVSHLHPVSIEDLLERDEIHLDTSKVEPYLKDKVVLVTGAGGSIGSEICRQVLRVKPKKLLLLGHGENSIYLIHQELRSIVPEGTLVPIIADIRDKNQLDQIFTDYEPDVVFHAAAHKHVPLMEIQPIAAVLNNIYGTRNVADVAGAHGVERFVMISTDKAVNPTSVMGATKRVAEKVVLGMNHKYDTKFITVRFGNVLGSRGSVIPLFRKQIEAGGPVTVTDPEMTRYFMTIPEASQLVLQAGAMGNGGEVFLLDMGEPVKIVDLAKNMIRLSGFEPDKDIHIEFTGLRPGEKLYEELLTAEEGTNTTTHKKIFEAALEDVDQEWLSREIDRFETCKSDLDVINVLQDIVPTYHPNHNV encoded by the coding sequence TTGCGTTCATATTTATTACCAGCCATACTGTTTATTGCCGATATTGCGACGATTGTTATTGTTGCATTTATCAGTTTATTTATTAGATTTGATGGTTATATAGAACCTCGATATATTGATCAAATGGTAGACGCATTACCATTATTATTGGTTTCATATATGTTGATGTTCTTGGTTATGCATCTATATACGCGCATATGGCGTTATGCAGGGATGAGAGAGGTTCTAGCTGTTTTTGTAGCTACAACTATTGGTACAGCAATCTTTTATTCCTCCATGTTTGCTTTTGGCAAATCTTTACCACGTTCTATCTATTTTATTACATGGTTTTTAACTACCGGTACCGTTGGTATGGGACGTATGTTACTTCATTATGTGGCACTTCATTATAGTAATGGGGACGATGGTGAAAGTGGCCAAGTAAATACACTCATTATAGGTGCTGGTGATGCCGGTGCAACGATAGCTCGTGAAATCGAACGTTATCATAAGCGGTCTCGAAGAATCATTGGGTTTGTTGATGATGATATGTTTAAACATAACCGTCTTATGAATGGCTTTAGAATTTTAGGGAATCGTGAAGATATTCCAATGCTTGTAGCAAGATATAAGGTTGAAGAAATTATCATTGCCATGCCATCTGTAAAGCGCGATGTCATTCGTGAGATTATGGAAATCTGCTCTCCTCTTAAATGTAAGATTAATACATTGCCGGGGATGTACCAGTTACTAGATGACGAAGTCCTTGTATCCCATCTTCATCCTGTTTCTATCGAGGACTTATTAGAGCGTGATGAAATTCATCTCGATACATCTAAGGTGGAACCATATCTTAAGGATAAAGTAGTTCTTGTTACTGGTGCAGGTGGTTCTATTGGTTCTGAAATCTGTCGTCAAGTACTGCGGGTAAAACCTAAAAAACTATTGTTACTAGGACATGGTGAAAATAGTATTTATCTTATTCACCAAGAGTTACGATCCATTGTACCTGAAGGGACTTTGGTTCCCATTATTGCTGATATTCGAGATAAAAATCAGTTAGACCAAATTTTTACTGACTATGAACCAGATGTAGTATTCCATGCTGCAGCTCATAAACATGTACCACTTATGGAAATCCAACCAATTGCAGCGGTGCTAAATAATATTTATGGTACTCGTAATGTAGCAGATGTAGCAGGGGCACATGGTGTTGAACGTTTTGTTATGATTTCCACAGACAAGGCGGTAAATCCAACAAGTGTTATGGGTGCTACGAAACGGGTGGCAGAAAAGGTTGTACTTGGTATGAATCACAAGTACGATACAAAGTTTATTACCGTTCGTTTTGGTAATGTTCTTGGTAGTCGCGGTTCTGTTATTCCATTATTCCGCAAACAAATTGAAGCTGGAGGACCTGTAACAGTTACAGATCCTGAAATGACTCGTTACTTTATGACTATTCCAGAAGCAAGCCAACTTGTATTACAAGCTGGTGCAATGGGGAATGGTGGTGAAGTGTTCTTATTAGATATGGGTGAACCAGTAAAAATTGTTGATTTAGCGAAAAATATGATTCGCCTTTCTGGATTTGAGCCTGATAAAGATATTCACATTGAATTTACTGGCTTGCGTCCAGGTGAAAAGCTATATGAAGAATTATTAACTGCTGAAGAAGGTACTAATACAACTACACATAAGAAAATCTTTGAAGCTGCCTTAGAGGATGTAGATCAAGAATGGTTAAGCCGTGAAATTGATCGCTTTGAAACATGTAAATCTGACTTGGATGTAATCAATGTATTACAAGACATCGTTCCTACATATCATCCAAATCATAATGTATAA
- a CDS encoding GumC family protein, with amino-acid sequence MEQIIDLKEVGRVLVKRRRKIINITVACIVLGGAYGLLAPSTYQSTSMLRIKQSQGLSNSVLSSTNGYSDSMARQLMNTDAEILKSHNVVEPVIAAIEDPEGTGKAPTYEEFVKTRIETKPYKETELLQVSVTGKSPEQAQEANQLLIDTFLKRLADISHVEQRTTREFLQKRVVTAKEELGQAEKKLQQFQVDNKVYSTADQMKGLTDKITLIDREKAQNQLDLETAQAALGSINEQLGSAGKSIADSATVQAYKGQLADLESRKASYVGKYTDEHPAMKEINQQIEEAKSGLNAEINAIASQQAPSSNSAQQGLLADKFRNEAALAVAQGKESTLAELDKENEEAMKNLPEKERGYIQAKRDVDVAQDIYEMLSKRLEEAKVAEVMVPNEVQIVDAPTLPEKAIAPRKVLILLGSAILGIILGCLYTLGQFFCNRKVQSVQEINEILGIENLGVIPNHEEKEYEEPSNRIVALWRKVRG; translated from the coding sequence GTGGAACAAATTATTGATTTAAAAGAGGTCGGTAGAGTCCTCGTTAAACGACGTCGTAAGATTATCAATATTACGGTAGCATGTATAGTATTGGGTGGTGCATATGGTCTCTTAGCACCATCTACATATCAATCTACATCTATGTTGCGCATTAAACAATCTCAAGGATTAAGTAATTCTGTTTTATCAAGTACTAATGGTTACTCTGACTCTATGGCACGTCAATTGATGAATACAGATGCTGAAATTTTAAAGAGTCATAATGTTGTAGAACCTGTTATTGCAGCGATTGAAGATCCAGAAGGAACAGGTAAAGCACCTACATACGAAGAGTTTGTTAAAACGCGTATTGAAACAAAACCATATAAAGAAACTGAATTATTACAAGTTAGTGTAACTGGTAAAAGTCCAGAACAAGCACAAGAGGCCAATCAATTATTAATTGATACATTCTTAAAGCGCTTGGCAGATATTTCCCATGTTGAGCAACGGACGACACGAGAATTTTTACAAAAACGTGTGGTAACTGCAAAAGAAGAATTGGGTCAAGCAGAAAAGAAATTACAACAATTCCAAGTGGACAATAAGGTATATTCCACGGCGGATCAAATGAAGGGGCTAACAGATAAGATTACCCTTATTGATCGTGAGAAAGCTCAAAACCAATTGGATTTGGAAACGGCGCAAGCCGCTTTAGGCAGTATTAATGAACAATTAGGCTCTGCAGGTAAAAGTATTGCTGATAGTGCAACTGTTCAAGCATATAAAGGACAATTAGCTGACTTAGAATCTCGTAAGGCTTCCTATGTTGGTAAATATACTGATGAGCATCCGGCAATGAAAGAGATTAACCAACAAATCGAAGAAGCTAAGAGTGGTTTAAATGCTGAAATTAATGCTATTGCATCCCAACAAGCACCATCTAGCAACTCTGCACAGCAAGGTTTATTAGCAGATAAATTCAGAAATGAAGCGGCTTTAGCCGTAGCACAAGGCAAAGAGTCTACATTGGCTGAACTTGATAAAGAAAACGAAGAGGCTATGAAAAACTTACCAGAAAAAGAACGTGGTTATATTCAAGCCAAACGTGATGTAGATGTAGCACAAGATATTTACGAAATGCTATCTAAACGCTTAGAAGAAGCCAAGGTAGCAGAAGTAATGGTGCCAAATGAAGTGCAAATCGTAGATGCTCCTACATTGCCAGAAAAAGCTATTGCTCCTCGTAAAGTACTTATTTTATTAGGCTCTGCAATTTTAGGAATTATTCTTGGTTGCCTTTACACATTGGGTCAGTTCTTCTGTAATCGCAAGGTTCAATCCGTACAAGAAATCAATGAGATTCTTGGTATTGAAAACTTAGGTGTCATTCCAAATCATGAAGAAAAGGAATATGAAGAACCTAGTAATCGTATCGTAGCATTGTGGCGCAAAGTGAGAGGTTAA